From the genome of Pseudomonadota bacterium:
CGCGTCTTTTCATCCACCTCGGGCTGCGCCAGCAGCAGCTCGGTGGCGCTTTTGATCACCGCCAACGGCGTCCGCAGCTCGTGGCTCACGTCCGCGTTGAACTCCTTATCCCGCACCACCATCGCCGTGAGACGCTCGGCGTATTCGTCCAGTCCTCGAGCGAGCTGCCCGACCTCATCATCAGCGTAGTTTGGCGCCAACGGTTCCGGGTGCGTGTCTTGCCCCAAGGTGGAAACGCGGCGCGCAAGATCGGATACGGGCCGGATCACCCGCTTCGAAGACCAGATTGCCAGCAGCAGCATCAGCAGCGAGAACCCGACCGCGGCTCCCCCGAGAAATCCAAACAACAGCAGGTTTTCGCGCGGGTCGGGCGTGGTGTCATAAACCACGTAGCCCCAGGCCTCCGGCCGCTTGTTGACAGCGATCTTATAGCGCCTCGTCTCGGTGGCCATCTCGTGGATGCCCGTGGGCAGGCCAACCAGTTCGACCACCCGCTGCCTCAGATCAGAGTCATCCGGCAGCGCCGCTGGCATCGCCTGAAGCGCCAGGTCGCGGCGTCCAATCCAGGCGTAGTAGCGGGAGGAAAATCCTGCAGCGCCACTGTCGCCGCTCAACACCTTGTCGAGCTGATCGTCGAGGTCTCGAACCAACGTCTCGTCGATCAGCGCGTTTTCCAGGTACTGGCGCATACCCAGCGCAGTCACGGCGAACAGGCCGCTCAGCAGCGTGCCGAACAGCAAAAAGGAGATGATGATCCGAGCGCGTAGCTTACGTCTGAACCGCATCGGGGTGGACCAGCCGATAGCCGATGCCGTGGCGGGTCTGGATCAGCGCCACATCAAAGGGCTTGTCGATGGCAGCTCTCAGGCTGTGAATATGAACGCGTAGGCTGTCGCTGTCCGGCAGCTCTTCGCCCCACACGCGCAGCTCCAGCTCGTGCCGAGACACAACCCGCGGTGAAGCCTCCATCAGCCGCTGCAGCAGCTTGAGACCGGTGGGGTTGAGGTTGATGTCTTTGCCTGCGCGGTTGACCGTCAGGGTGTCCAGATTGAATTCCAGGTCTCCGACGATCAGGACTCGAGGCTCAACCGCCTTGCCCCGTCGGGCGAGAACCACAAGCCGGGCTTCGAGCTCCTGCAGCTCGAACGGCTTGACCATGTAGTCGTCAGCCCCTGTCTGGAATCCCTCAAGCTTCTGTTCCAGCGCGTCGCGCGCCGTCAGCATCAGGATCGGCGTGTTCTTCCGCGCCTCCTCCCGAAGCTTTCGGCAAACGTCCAGTCCGTCCATGCCCGGCAGCATGAGGTCCAGGACAATCGCGTCAAATTCGTTGACCACGGCCAGGTGCAGACCGGTGACGCCGTCACCGGCAAAGTCCACGACATGACCACGGTCTTCCAGATAGTCACCAATGTTGGCGGCAATATCTGGATTGTCTTCAATGATCAGTATCTTCATCAGCGCATATTACCCGGGAGCGTGCATTTGGGAGGAGACCCGCAACAACGGCGCGCTCTTTCAGCGCGTTGCGGATGACGATCGCTCCGCTGGGTTTAACCCCCCGTACTGGCAGTTGGATGATCTAGTGGACCGTGAGGTATTATCTTTCTTCTTATATAAAGAAAGGGCCCAAGTAGGAGTGCTGACCAAACTCCTTGCTTGAGCCCTTGAGCTACTGCCCCGATTACCGTAACCCGATCTGCCAATCCCAGACCATGGGTTGTGGTTGTTTCGTTAGCGAGTGCAGGCTTAGACTACTAACATTTGTATTAAGAATTGGTTAAACGAAACGTAACTGCTCGTTAACATCTGCATTAATTCAAGGCTTTTCTTCGTTTGGCACTCCGCTCGCCGCTCCCGCCCAACACCCTATCGACATTTTGTGATGAGAACGACGAATTCTCATGACACGAATATCTCGTCACGCTAATATCTTCGCAAGTTTGAATATATTAAGGTTTTAAGTCTTGCCGAGCCGCGCGATTATCGCCAAAGAGCTGTCTCAGATACTCAAAACCATCTCTCACCCTGATCGCGTGCGGATCATTGAAGAGCTGCGGGGCGATGAGAAAGATGTCAACACCATCGCGGCGGCGCTGGAACTCACCTCTACCCGGATTTCCCAGCATCTGAGCCTGATGAAAGCCCACCGCATCGTCGATGAACGACGCGAGGGACGGCACCACTATTACCACCTGGTCCAGCCAGAAATTGCTGACTGGATCGTCAACGGTTTGGCCTTTGTCGAAGGTCGCATGTCGGCGATATCTGCCGCAGAAATCAAATCCGCCCGCAAGTTGTGGGGCGCTGTTCCCGTACAGAAGTAACGGCTAACCAAAACAAAAAAATTGTAAGGTTGAGGAGAATCATGCCTAAGTTTGCAGCTGGCGTAGTCAGGTTTCAGAGCGAAGTATTTCTCGAGAAGCAGGAGGCGCTATTTCCCGGCGCCGCCTGCCAGGCTTGGGGAGTAAGAACCTAATGACTACCAACACACAATCATCCGGGCGTACACCCTGGTTTGACTTCAGCAATATGAGGGGCGACGTTTTCGGCGGTATTACCGCTGGAATTGTTGCGCTGCCGCTCGCCCTTGCCTTCGGCGAGGCGTCCGGGGCCGGCCCCATTGCCGGCCTGTGGGGCGCCATTATTGTCGGCTTCTTTGCCTCCCTGTTCGGCGGCACCGGCTCAAACGTCTCAGGACCAACCGGTCCGATGGTCGTAGTCTTCGCCGGCGTGTTTGCCTCGCTGGCCGGCAACCCCGCGCTGGTCTTTGCCGCGGTGGTGCTGGCAGGCCTCCTGCAGATTGCGTTCGGCGTGATGCGCCTGGGCCAGTACATTCGGCTGGTGCCCTACCCGGTGGTTTCCGGCTTTATGAGCGGCATCGGCTGCATCATTATTGCGCTGCAGCTTTCCCGGCTGTTTGGCCACGAGCCGGAAGGTGGCGGCACCGTGCCGGCGCTCATCGCGATCCCCGGGGCCGTCATGGATCCAAACTACAGCGCGTTGATTATCGGTCTGGTGACGCTCGGAGTGATTTTCTTCTGGCCTAAAACGCTGAATAAATTTATTCCCGGCGCGCTGGCCGCTTTGATCATCGGCACGCTGCTGAGCCTGGTGCTCAAGGGCGCTCCGATCCTGGGCGACATCCCCACGGGTCTGCCGTCTTTCATCATTCCGTCTTTCACCCAGGACACCTTCCTGATTGTGCTGGAAGCAGCCTTCATCCTGGCGCTGCTGGGGGCCATCGACAGCCTGCTGACCTCCCTGGTCGCAGACAACATGACCCGAACCCGACACAATTCCGACCTGGAGCTGGTGGGTCAAGGGGTGGGCAACACGATCGCTGGCCTGTTTGGCGCCATTCCGGGCGCCGGGGCGACCATGCGGACCGTGGTGAACATCCGCACCGGTGGTCTAACGCGAATTTCCGGCATGCTGCACTCGCTGATCCTGCTGGCGGTTGTGCTCAGCCTGTCCCCGCTGGCCTCACAAATCCCGCACGCCGTACTGGCCGGCATCCTGATCAAGGTGGGCTACGACATCGTCGACGTCAGCTACCTCAAGCGCGCGCACCAAGGGCCACGCTGGGATCTGGCGCTGATGGTGATGGTGCTGGGCCTGACGGTGTTCGTCGACCTGATCACCGCCGTGGCCGTCGGCGTGATCCTCGCCGCACTGGCGTTCGTTAAGCGGATGGCCGACAAGCAGCTCGAGTCGTTCAAGAGCACCGCCGGCGACATCACCACCCAGGAGGAACAGGAAATCCTGGATCAGGCAAAAGGCAAGATCACCCTGTTCGACTTCGGCGGCCCGTTGAGCTTCGGCGCAGCAGCTGACGTCGGTCACACGGTCCGCGAGCGGGTTCGCGAACACTCGGCCGCGATCGTGCTGGATTTCTCGAGGGTGCCCTTCATGGACGTCTCAGCAGCCAGAGCGGTCGAGACCATCGCCTGCGACGCCAAAGTGGCTCATAAAACGCTCTACGTGACGGGCATGAGTGACGAGGTGAAGCGGGTCATAACCGGCCTGAACGCTGACCACTGCATCCCGGGTGACACGACCCATGCCACCCGCCTGGAGGCTCTCAAGGCCGCGCTGGCTGAAGTGACGGGTGCCGCGGGCGGCGGTCCGGATGCCAAGCTGGCCACCGCTGGTCAAACCTGACGCTGCCGCAGAATCCGGCGTACAAGGCCAGGCGCATCGCGCCTGGCCTTTTTTTGACCAAGCAAGTCACGTCGACACTCAGCGAGCACAACAATCAGAACTCGAATCACACGACGAGGCATCATCGGATGGTGACAAGTGAAAGCTTTGAGAGAGTGGAGCGGGTGATGGGAATCGAACCCACGTCATCAGCTTGGGAAGCTGAGGTTCTACCATTGAACTACACCCGCGAGGCGCGTTCCGGCGAACGCCAACTATAGCGCCGAATTGACTAGCGGTCAGCAGCGCGACGTTCCGCACCGCGCGACTGAACCGATCGCTCGTCAAACCGCTTCGCTGGGCCGGGAGCGCTTCCCGCGGCGCGCTGCACCGCTGACCATTGTCAGCGGCGGGCGGGCTGGGCAAGCGATTCGCAGAGCGCCACGTTATCGTTGGTAACACGCTGGATTGGGATGTCTCCCGTTAGACCCAGCCGCGTCAGGTTGTAGGTCATGGTGCCGGCGGCGCAGCCGGAAAACGTAGCGGTGAGGGTGCCCTCGCCCGCGCCGTCGGTTTCAGGCGCAGGCTCGGGGCTGTCAAAGACACCGCCGGTGCTGGAGAAGACTGTCAGCGTTGCCGTGTTGCTGTCGTAAGGGCCTTGAGCCGTCAGCCAGCGCTGCTGAGGGCCGCCCAGGGTGGCGGTGTTGCCGGGCTGCGTCTCGCTATCGAACGTGAACCACGCCACAAACATCTGCCCGAGATCTGGAAAAACGCTGATCAGGAACCCCTGGCCGCTGGTGGCCGGATCGAACCACGCGTCGTTGAGGCCGGCGTTGATCGCAAACGGACTGCCCAGCGGGCGGATCACCACCGCGTTAGGCTGGATGAGCCCGTTGGTGCCCGAGGCGATAAAATCGCCAATCAGCGTTCCTTCCGAGGTATACCGCCGCACCGACGACGTGCCGCCGTTTCCGATCAACAGGTCGCCGCCCGGCAGCTGGGCGATACCCTCAGGCTGGCTAAGGCCGGTGGCAAAGTTGCTGAGAAACGAGCCGCTGGCGTCGAACCGGCGGATGGCGCCGCCCTGCCAATCAAGCACCAGCAGATCCCCACTATCCTCAAACCACACGTTGGTGGGTCCCTGCAGCGTGGTGTTGATCAGCTCGCCGAGGTCCGCACCCTGGCTGCTGAACTGGCGCACGATGGCTTGGTCGAACGAGGCAACTACCAGGTTGTTGTCATCGTCCCAATCCAAGCCGATGCTCTGCGAAACGCCTGTGGTGGTGAAGTCTGGCGCTGGCGTACCGTCGAGCTGATAGCGCTTTACCCGACCAGAGCCGGTCCACTGCAACACGTAGAGGAGCCCGTCTAGTCCGATTCTCATTCGGGTCGGGCCGCTGGCGTCGGTCGCAAACGAATCGATAAAGGCGCCCGTTTCAGCGTTGTGCCGGTTGATCTGGTTGCTGTTGAGATTGGAGATCAGCACCACACCCTGGTCCTCCAGAAACAACATGTCCTGGGGCCACGCAAGGTTCTCGTCGGTGAACAGCTCCGGGCTTCCACCGTTCTGATCAAACTTGAGGATCTGCCAGGGCGGACTGCTGAGGCCGCCGGCATCACTAACGTAGATTTCAAAATCCTGAGACTGCACGGGCGCCAGCGTCGCCACAATGCAGGTAAAAAGCATCAAAAATACGGATCGATAAGACACAATGGGGGACCGGGCAGTCGTGATATGAGCAACATACCGGCCCCGGGAGCATGCCGCATGCCAGCAACCAAAAACAGCAACTTTTGCTAACTACGACGCGCCCAAACTCTCGGTCTGGCGGGAGAAAAGCCGACATGCCTAGCGTGACGATCTGGCCAGCGGTCCGGACGGTGAGCGCACGCCCTGAAACTCGCTAGGCGGCGACCTCGTTTGGGACTAACCTTAACACTCAAGTTGCCGGGCCAAAGCTGATGCAGAAAAACTCGATCGATCTGAAGCAAGCAGGCGCCGTTTGGATCATTGCAGTCACCCTGGTCATCGCCGGTTGGGGATCCGCGAATGGCGGTCCGAAATCGGATCCGACGGCGGCAAAAGGTTTAGACGGGCCTCGGGAGCTGACCGCCAGCGACGCAAGCCCAGGGGATCGTTTCGGTACGGCCATCAGCCTGTCCGGCACGCGGTCACTGGTTGGCGCACCGGGCAGCGCCGGCGGCAGCGGCGCAGCGTACCTGTTTGAGCTCAACGAAGCCGGGTGGACACAGATCGCCAAACTGGTGGCGCCAGCTGGCGTTGCGGCGGACGGGTTCGGCCGCGCCGTGGCGCTCGACGGCGCGCGGGCCGCCATTGGTGCGCCCGGGCGAGACGACGCTGCCAGCAATGCCGGGGCCATCTACGTCTTCGACTTCGATGGTTCCACCTGGAACTTCACGGACG
Proteins encoded in this window:
- a CDS encoding HAMP domain-containing sensor histidine kinase, which produces MRFRRKLRARIIISFLLFGTLLSGLFAVTALGMRQYLENALIDETLVRDLDDQLDKVLSGDSGAAGFSSRYYAWIGRRDLALQAMPAALPDDSDLRQRVVELVGLPTGIHEMATETRRYKIAVNKRPEAWGYVVYDTTPDPRENLLLFGFLGGAAVGFSLLMLLLAIWSSKRVIRPVSDLARRVSTLGQDTHPEPLAPNYADDEVGQLARGLDEYAERLTAMVVRDKEFNADVSHELRTPLAVIKSATELLLAQPEVDEKTRTRLNRIERAARQTTELTEALLHLVRAERVDRATGEYFRVDRIVEEVVDFKRVQIGSKPVEVSIKVVNSFLVCAPESVIAVALGNLIGNAFKYTPQGSVDITVVNNQVVVEDTGPGLAEDELRKVFTRHYRGSTVKGKGSGLGLAIVQRFCELYEWTVDVASRDGGGLRATLSFGK
- a CDS encoding response regulator transcription factor, with amino-acid sequence MKILIIEDNPDIAANIGDYLEDRGHVVDFAGDGVTGLHLAVVNEFDAIVLDLMLPGMDGLDVCRKLREEARKNTPILMLTARDALEQKLEGFQTGADDYMVKPFELQELEARLVVLARRGKAVEPRVLIVGDLEFNLDTLTVNRAGKDINLNPTGLKLLQRLMEASPRVVSRHELELRVWGEELPDSDSLRVHIHSLRAAIDKPFDVALIQTRHGIGYRLVHPDAVQT
- a CDS encoding SulP family inorganic anion transporter, which codes for MTTNTQSSGRTPWFDFSNMRGDVFGGITAGIVALPLALAFGEASGAGPIAGLWGAIIVGFFASLFGGTGSNVSGPTGPMVVVFAGVFASLAGNPALVFAAVVLAGLLQIAFGVMRLGQYIRLVPYPVVSGFMSGIGCIIIALQLSRLFGHEPEGGGTVPALIAIPGAVMDPNYSALIIGLVTLGVIFFWPKTLNKFIPGALAALIIGTLLSLVLKGAPILGDIPTGLPSFIIPSFTQDTFLIVLEAAFILALLGAIDSLLTSLVADNMTRTRHNSDLELVGQGVGNTIAGLFGAIPGAGATMRTVVNIRTGGLTRISGMLHSLILLAVVLSLSPLASQIPHAVLAGILIKVGYDIVDVSYLKRAHQGPRWDLALMVMVLGLTVFVDLITAVAVGVILAALAFVKRMADKQLESFKSTAGDITTQEEQEILDQAKGKITLFDFGGPLSFGAAADVGHTVRERVREHSAAIVLDFSRVPFMDVSAARAVETIACDAKVAHKTLYVTGMSDEVKRVITGLNADHCIPGDTTHATRLEALKAALAEVTGAAGGGPDAKLATAGQT
- a CDS encoding metalloregulator ArsR/SmtB family transcription factor — protein: MPSRAIIAKELSQILKTISHPDRVRIIEELRGDEKDVNTIAAALELTSTRISQHLSLMKAHRIVDERREGRHHYYHLVQPEIADWIVNGLAFVEGRMSAISAAEIKSARKLWGAVPVQK